In Stomoxys calcitrans unplaced genomic scaffold, idStoCalc2.1 SCAFFOLD_101, whole genome shotgun sequence, a genomic segment contains:
- the LOC106088415 gene encoding uncharacterized protein LOC106088415 isoform X5, whose amino-acid sequence MERKKVLEPFYQQTKALNISCPSPNVSSIKNSTLEDISIKNKGSKQKDTTYQDCYSIPNGQLITSDFYNNHEEPIIQIPEPNQSNNSLIISLSQLSDPSISNFDSDCYIINSGVETALTVIKEIEKENKLKQTKKSRNNSEFFEQKENLNTTTPDITELLNILETNKNTQNLFIENSKEENNYASTDEYSYFEKNVNFNSTFIEIEKGIESNTEKNEKDIINFKQRSPKDFTEKTKDVKNVNLIIGEVKEKINKAETTNQKLKQERNKYQQNNMENKRIKEEMEMLIKMRNTERPSTSKNALLLNKEFLTLKKKSVQTTYLKNLTNIMSQKNHQNIDQKEQNFVKDVVFNEQNDSAFNEALMVLESLDKRNVESMDLKRKHSVYKEKEENKENFKKQKLATNKEKQIQDTINLIKIMDKEKTAINEEINISETDINTILQLLDETFRQEIDNETENCNKNANIEHIVEVEGKVNEGRAKQKETIKDTIDQIKPYNLATIDMENQRNGMSELYTDFIKPVPGGFENLTSINVPEDVKIILSLGYKFVIPSKITISDYTNYLYAINDYIEQSHTNPSISMGGHMIECYDVLINRLKQSMSSIEKNIKNKMEKTIQFIKEHKDICLVMSDKAKSIVLIYKNQYLEKMNAWIDKCIENGQYRKIETTEEARLINTGWYHEYILISNQLSDQYKNATEKPYPTSLHKSMLSKKRPNVPVPYLYGVLKTHKENNPCRPICNTRSHYCHPLQKIISHILTKVCNELLSEFNVRDINKVAEKIRSLTPFPDFHFYKLDIENMYPSMDRADIKNAVKKLIYHPIYKHKTSMCPNILEKMLDLCLGNNTIFLFNKTYYLQTSGLPQGACDSGLLATILLDKRLATHHEKIFLSNYVVLCQKYVDDFLFYGYKDSIEQLKRDITESTKLNYTIEKEEKPQYNEIINGQKLLGKISFLDIDIYRTTHRIYMRVYKKPMASDRSCHYLSSCAQIWKLNTLRAHINRILKRTSNIFLLEDLIKMEQVFQHNMYPQIYIDQTVRSLVRNNIDMLQNTLKNEPKNSQHPIHNLGDIIERITILYQYLKLKYIKEKIPVYRLPIKRMPYTKKTKHHYLKSNVYVCEEFKSVVETICKGLDLGHPQIDKLSTINNQQTKIYFIQCLGCTTIFLIGSQIPIMTLTYEILNNENSTINKHCKLTNHPKPEGKTPVQIQIQGDHIPASQQIILIKTIFETIGYECKTNQQIALLPQLVRKGIVRALAQNEGIKM is encoded by the exons ATGgagagaaaaaaagttttagaaCCATTCTATCAACAGACCAAGGCTCTCAACATATCGTGTCCCAGCCCAAATGTCTCCTCCATCAAAAATAGCACCTTAGAAGacatttccataaaaaacaaag GGAGCAAACAAAAGGATACCACATATCAAGACTGTTATTCTATTCCAAACGGACAATTGATAACATCTGATTTCTACAACAACCATGAAGAACCAATCATACAAATTCCTGAGCCTAACCAGTCAAACAATTCTTTAATAATTTCTCTAAGTCAAT TGAGTGACCCTTCCATATCCAATTTCGACAGTGATTGCTATATAATAAACTCAG GAGTTGAAACTGCTCTGACCGTTATAAAGGAAATagagaaagaaaacaaattaaaacaaacgaaaaaatcaAGGAacaattctgaattttttgaacaaaaagaaaatttaaatacaacaacACCTGATATAACAGAATTATTAAACATATTAGAGACAAATAAAAATACTCAAAACCTATTCATAGAAAATTCAAAGGAAGAAAATAATTATGCAAGTACTGATGAGTATtcctattttgaaaaaaatgtaaatttcaattcaacattcatcgaaatcgaaaaagGAATTGAATCAAATACAGAAAAGAATGAAAAGGatataattaattttaaacaaagaagtccaaaag atttcacggaaaaaacaaaagatgtaaaaaatgtaaatttaattATTGGAGAGGTAAAGGAAAAAATCAACAAGGCAGAGACAACAAATCAAAAACTTAAACAAGAACGAaataaatatcaacaaaataacatggaaaataaaaggataaaggaagaaatggaaatgttgataaaaatgagaaatacag AAAGACCATCAACATCTAAAAATGCTCTTCTTCTGAATAAAGAATTTCTAACACTTAAGAAAAAATCAGTACAAACTACCTATctcaaaaatttaacaaatataaTGAGCCAAAAGaatcatcaaaatattgatcaaaaggaacaaaattttgtaaaggatGTCGTGTTTAATGAACAAAATGATTCGGCATTTAATGAAGCTTTAATGGTTTTAGAAAGTCTCGATAAAAGAAATGTAGAAAGTATGGATTTGAAACGGAAACATTCTGTATATAAAGAAAAggaagaaaataaagaaaattttaaaaaacaaaaattagcaaCTAATAAGGAAAAGCAGATACAGGATACAATTAATCTTATCAAAATTATGGATAAAGAGAAAACAGCAATAAATGAGGAGATAAACATTAGCGAAACTGATATTAACACCATATTACAATTATTGGATGAAACCTTTAGACAAGAAATAGACAATGAAAcagaaaattgcaataaaaatgcGAATATAGAACACATTGTGGAAGTAGAAGGGAAGGTTAATGAAGGAAGAGCAAAACAAAAGGAAACCATAAAGGATACAATAGATCAAATAAAACCGTATAATCTAGCAACAATTGACATGGAAAATCAACGAAATGGGATGTCAGAATTATATACTGACTTCATAAAACCAGTACCTGGGGGGTTTGAAAATTTAACCTCAATCAATGTTCCTGAGGatgtaaaaattatattaagTCTTGGTTATAAGTTCGTGATACCAAGTAAAATAACCATCAGTGACTATACCAACTATCTCTATGCCATTAACGACTACATTGAACAATCACATACAAATCCTTCAATATCAATGGGTGGGCACATGATCGAGTGCTATGACGTCTTAATTAATCGTTTAAAACAATCTATGTCTAGTAtcgagaaaaatataaaaaacaaaatggagAAAACAATACAATTTATAAAGGAACATAAAGATATATGTCTGGTTATGAGTGATAAGGCTAAAAGTATTGTCCTAATTTACAAAAATCAATATCTAGAAAAGATGAATGCATGGATTGATAAATGTATTGAAAATGGACAATATAGGAAAATTGAAACAACAGAGGAGGCAAGGTTAATAAACACAGGGTGGTATCATGAGTATATACTTATATCAAATCAATTATCTGATCAATATAAAAATGCAACTGAAAAACCATACCCAACCAGCCTCCATAAATCCATGTTATCCAAAAAAAGGCCTAATGTTCCAGTGCCTTATCTGTATGGTGTTTTGAAAACCCATAAAGAAAACAATCCATGTAGGCCAATATGCAATACACGCAGTCACTATTGTCATCCTCTACAAAAAATTATAAGTCATATACTTACAAAAGTATGTAATGAACTTTTGTCCGAATTCAATGTACGAGACATTAATAAAGTAGCCGAAAAAATACGATCCTTGACACCCTTTCCGGATTTCCATTTCTATAAATTAGACATAGAAAACATGTATCCCAGCATGGACCGAGCTGACATAAAAAATGCCGTAAAAAAACTTATATATCATCCTATTTATAAACATAAAACTTCCATGTGtccaaacattttggaaaaaatgttaGATCTATGTCTAGGAAATAACACCATCTTTTTATTCAACAAAACCTATTATTTACAAACATCCGGATTACCACAAGGCGCTTGTGACTCAGGATTATTGGCCACAATACTTCTCGATAAAAGATTAGCCACTCATCACGAAAAAATCTTCCTATCAAACTATGTTGTTTTATGCCAGAAATATGTCGATGACTTCCTGTTCTATGGCTACAAAGATTCAATTGAACAGCTTAAAAGAGATATTACTGAGAGTACAAAATTGAATTATACAATCGAGAAGGAAGAAAAGCCTCAATACAACGAAATTAtaaacggacaaaaattattaGGAAAAATCTCTTTTCTTGACATTGACATTTACAGAACCACACATAGGATATATATGCGAGTTTACAAAAAACCAATGGCCAGTGATCGCTCATGTCATTATCTGAGTTCCTGCGCCCAAATATGGAAATTAAATACATTACGAGCGCATATAAACCGTATATTAAAAAGGACAAGTAATATATTTTTACTAGAAGATCTAATAAAAATGGAACAAGTTTTTCAACACAACATGTATCCCCAGATATATATTGACCAAACAGTACGTTCACTGGTTAGAAATAATATAGATATGTTACAAAATACATTGAAAAATGAGCCAAAAAACAGTCAACACCCAATTCACAACTTGGGTGATATAATTGAGCGAATAACCATACTGTACCAATacctaaaattaaaatatataaaggAGAAAATACCTGTTTATCGTCTACCAATCAAAAGAATGCCCTacacaaaaaaaactaaacatcaTTACCTAAAATCAAATGTATACGTCTGCGAAGAATTTAAAAGCGTTGTAGAAACAATATGCAAAGGATTGGATCTAG GTCATCCTCAAATAGACAAACTCAGCACAATAAATaatcaacaaactaaaatatACTTCATACAATGTCTCGGATGTACTACCATTTTTCTTATAGGGAGTCAAATCCCTATAATGACATTAACCTATGAGATACTTAACAATGAGAACAGTACAATTAACAAACATTGCAAATTGACAAATCATCCAAAACCTGAGGGGAAAACACCTGTCCAGATTCAAATCCAAGGGGATCATATACCTGCATCACAACAAATTATATTAATTAAAACTATATTCGAGACCATAGGCTATGAATGCAAGACTAATCAACAGATTGCTTTATTGCCTCAACTTGTGCGAAAAGGGATAGTACGAGCATTGGCTCAAAAtgaaggtataaaaat GTAA
- the LOC106088415 gene encoding uncharacterized protein LOC106088415 isoform X11, giving the protein MERKKVLEPFYQQTKALNISCPSPNVSSIKNSTLEDISIKNKGSKQKDTTYQDCYSIPNGQLITSDFYNNHEEPIIQIPEPNQSNNSLIISLSQLSDPSISNFDSDCYIINSDFTEKTKDVKNVNLIIGEVKEKINKAETTNQKLKQERNKYQQNNMENKRIKEEMEMLIKMRNTERPSTSKNALLLNKEFLTLKKKSVQTTYLKNLTNIMSQKNHQNIDQKEQNFVKDVVFNEQNDSAFNEALMVLESLDKRNVESMDLKRKHSVYKEKEENKENFKKQKLATNKEKQIQDTINLIKIMDKEKTAINEEINISETDINTILQLLDETFRQEIDNETENCNKNANIEHIVEVEGKVNEGRAKQKETIKDTIDQIKPYNLATIDMENQRNGMSELYTDFIKPVPGGFENLTSINVPEDVKIILSLGYKFVIPSKITISDYTNYLYAINDYIEQSHTNPSISMGGHMIECYDVLINRLKQSMSSIEKNIKNKMEKTIQFIKEHKDICLVMSDKAKSIVLIYKNQYLEKMNAWIDKCIENGQYRKIETTEEARLINTGWYHEYILISNQLSDQYKNATEKPYPTSLHKSMLSKKRPNVPVPYLYGVLKTHKENNPCRPICNTRSHYCHPLQKIISHILTKVCNELLSEFNVRDINKVAEKIRSLTPFPDFHFYKLDIENMYPSMDRADIKNAVKKLIYHPIYKHKTSMCPNILEKMLDLCLGNNTIFLFNKTYYLQTSGLPQGACDSGLLATILLDKRLATHHEKIFLSNYVVLCQKYVDDFLFYGYKDSIEQLKRDITESTKLNYTIEKEEKPQYNEIINGQKLLGKISFLDIDIYRTTHRIYMRVYKKPMASDRSCHYLSSCAQIWKLNTLRAHINRILKRTSNIFLLEDLIKMEQVFQHNMYPQIYIDQTVRSLVRNNIDMLQNTLKNEPKNSQHPIHNLGDIIERITILYQYLKLKYIKEKIPVYRLPIKRMPYTKKTKHHYLKSNVYVCEEFKSVVETICKGLDLGNPCFRNGETLFKKLNLGHPQIDKLSTINNQQTKIYFIQCLGCTTIFLIGSQIPIMTLTYEILNNENSTINKHCKLTNHPKPEGKTPVQIQIQGDHIPASQQIILIKTIFETIGYECKTNQQIALLPQLVRKGIVRALAQNEGIKM; this is encoded by the exons ATGgagagaaaaaaagttttagaaCCATTCTATCAACAGACCAAGGCTCTCAACATATCGTGTCCCAGCCCAAATGTCTCCTCCATCAAAAATAGCACCTTAGAAGacatttccataaaaaacaaag GGAGCAAACAAAAGGATACCACATATCAAGACTGTTATTCTATTCCAAACGGACAATTGATAACATCTGATTTCTACAACAACCATGAAGAACCAATCATACAAATTCCTGAGCCTAACCAGTCAAACAATTCTTTAATAATTTCTCTAAGTCAAT TGAGTGACCCTTCCATATCCAATTTCGACAGTGATTGCTATATAATAAACTCAG atttcacggaaaaaacaaaagatgtaaaaaatgtaaatttaattATTGGAGAGGTAAAGGAAAAAATCAACAAGGCAGAGACAACAAATCAAAAACTTAAACAAGAACGAaataaatatcaacaaaataacatggaaaataaaaggataaaggaagaaatggaaatgttgataaaaatgagaaatacag AAAGACCATCAACATCTAAAAATGCTCTTCTTCTGAATAAAGAATTTCTAACACTTAAGAAAAAATCAGTACAAACTACCTATctcaaaaatttaacaaatataaTGAGCCAAAAGaatcatcaaaatattgatcaaaaggaacaaaattttgtaaaggatGTCGTGTTTAATGAACAAAATGATTCGGCATTTAATGAAGCTTTAATGGTTTTAGAAAGTCTCGATAAAAGAAATGTAGAAAGTATGGATTTGAAACGGAAACATTCTGTATATAAAGAAAAggaagaaaataaagaaaattttaaaaaacaaaaattagcaaCTAATAAGGAAAAGCAGATACAGGATACAATTAATCTTATCAAAATTATGGATAAAGAGAAAACAGCAATAAATGAGGAGATAAACATTAGCGAAACTGATATTAACACCATATTACAATTATTGGATGAAACCTTTAGACAAGAAATAGACAATGAAAcagaaaattgcaataaaaatgcGAATATAGAACACATTGTGGAAGTAGAAGGGAAGGTTAATGAAGGAAGAGCAAAACAAAAGGAAACCATAAAGGATACAATAGATCAAATAAAACCGTATAATCTAGCAACAATTGACATGGAAAATCAACGAAATGGGATGTCAGAATTATATACTGACTTCATAAAACCAGTACCTGGGGGGTTTGAAAATTTAACCTCAATCAATGTTCCTGAGGatgtaaaaattatattaagTCTTGGTTATAAGTTCGTGATACCAAGTAAAATAACCATCAGTGACTATACCAACTATCTCTATGCCATTAACGACTACATTGAACAATCACATACAAATCCTTCAATATCAATGGGTGGGCACATGATCGAGTGCTATGACGTCTTAATTAATCGTTTAAAACAATCTATGTCTAGTAtcgagaaaaatataaaaaacaaaatggagAAAACAATACAATTTATAAAGGAACATAAAGATATATGTCTGGTTATGAGTGATAAGGCTAAAAGTATTGTCCTAATTTACAAAAATCAATATCTAGAAAAGATGAATGCATGGATTGATAAATGTATTGAAAATGGACAATATAGGAAAATTGAAACAACAGAGGAGGCAAGGTTAATAAACACAGGGTGGTATCATGAGTATATACTTATATCAAATCAATTATCTGATCAATATAAAAATGCAACTGAAAAACCATACCCAACCAGCCTCCATAAATCCATGTTATCCAAAAAAAGGCCTAATGTTCCAGTGCCTTATCTGTATGGTGTTTTGAAAACCCATAAAGAAAACAATCCATGTAGGCCAATATGCAATACACGCAGTCACTATTGTCATCCTCTACAAAAAATTATAAGTCATATACTTACAAAAGTATGTAATGAACTTTTGTCCGAATTCAATGTACGAGACATTAATAAAGTAGCCGAAAAAATACGATCCTTGACACCCTTTCCGGATTTCCATTTCTATAAATTAGACATAGAAAACATGTATCCCAGCATGGACCGAGCTGACATAAAAAATGCCGTAAAAAAACTTATATATCATCCTATTTATAAACATAAAACTTCCATGTGtccaaacattttggaaaaaatgttaGATCTATGTCTAGGAAATAACACCATCTTTTTATTCAACAAAACCTATTATTTACAAACATCCGGATTACCACAAGGCGCTTGTGACTCAGGATTATTGGCCACAATACTTCTCGATAAAAGATTAGCCACTCATCACGAAAAAATCTTCCTATCAAACTATGTTGTTTTATGCCAGAAATATGTCGATGACTTCCTGTTCTATGGCTACAAAGATTCAATTGAACAGCTTAAAAGAGATATTACTGAGAGTACAAAATTGAATTATACAATCGAGAAGGAAGAAAAGCCTCAATACAACGAAATTAtaaacggacaaaaattattaGGAAAAATCTCTTTTCTTGACATTGACATTTACAGAACCACACATAGGATATATATGCGAGTTTACAAAAAACCAATGGCCAGTGATCGCTCATGTCATTATCTGAGTTCCTGCGCCCAAATATGGAAATTAAATACATTACGAGCGCATATAAACCGTATATTAAAAAGGACAAGTAATATATTTTTACTAGAAGATCTAATAAAAATGGAACAAGTTTTTCAACACAACATGTATCCCCAGATATATATTGACCAAACAGTACGTTCACTGGTTAGAAATAATATAGATATGTTACAAAATACATTGAAAAATGAGCCAAAAAACAGTCAACACCCAATTCACAACTTGGGTGATATAATTGAGCGAATAACCATACTGTACCAATacctaaaattaaaatatataaaggAGAAAATACCTGTTTATCGTCTACCAATCAAAAGAATGCCCTacacaaaaaaaactaaacatcaTTACCTAAAATCAAATGTATACGTCTGCGAAGAATTTAAAAGCGTTGTAGAAACAATATGCAAAGGATTGGATCTAG GAAATCCATGTTTTCGTAACGGGGAAACATTATTTAAAAAACTTAATCTAGGTCATCCTCAAATAGACAAACTCAGCACAATAAATaatcaacaaactaaaatatACTTCATACAATGTCTCGGATGTACTACCATTTTTCTTATAGGGAGTCAAATCCCTATAATGACATTAACCTATGAGATACTTAACAATGAGAACAGTACAATTAACAAACATTGCAAATTGACAAATCATCCAAAACCTGAGGGGAAAACACCTGTCCAGATTCAAATCCAAGGGGATCATATACCTGCATCACAACAAATTATATTAATTAAAACTATATTCGAGACCATAGGCTATGAATGCAAGACTAATCAACAGATTGCTTTATTGCCTCAACTTGTGCGAAAAGGGATAGTACGAGCATTGGCTCAAAAtgaaggtataaaaat GTAA
- the LOC106088415 gene encoding uncharacterized protein LOC106088415 isoform X7 has product MERKKVLEPFYQQTKALNISCPSPNVSSIKNSTLEDISIKNKGSKQKDTTYQDCYSIPNGQLITSDFYNNHEEPIIQIPEPNQSNNSLIISLSQLSDPSISNFDSDCYIINSGVETALTVIKEIEKENKLKQTKKSRNNSEFFEQKENLNTTTPDITELLNILETNKNTQNLFIENSKEENNYASTDEYSYFEKNVNFNSTFIEIEKGIESNTEKNEKDIINFKQRSPKDFTEKTKDVKNVNLIIGEVKEKINKAETTNQKLKQERNKYQQNNMENKRIKEEMEMLIKMRNTERPSTSKNALLLNKEFLTLKKKSVQTTYLKNLTNIMSQKNHQNIDQKEQNFVKDVVFNEQNDSAFNEALMVLESLDKRNVESMDLKRKHSVYKEKEENKENFKKQKLATNKEKQIQDTINLIKIMDKEKTAINEEINISETDINTILQLLDETFRQEIDNETENCNKNANIEHIVEVEGKVNEGRAKQKETIKDTIDQIKPYNLATIDMENQRNGMSELYTDFIKPVPGGFENLTSINVPEDVKIILSLGYKFVIPSKITISDYTNYLYAINDYIEQSHTNPSISMGGHMIECYDVLINRLKQSMSSIEKNIKNKMEKTIQFIKEHKDICLVMSDKAKSIVLIYKNQYLEKMNAWIDKCIENGQYRKIETTEEARLINTGWYHEYILISNQLSDQYKNATEKPYPTSLHKSMLSKKRPNVPVPYLYGVLKTHKENNPCRPICNTRSHYCHPLQKIISHILTKVCNELLSEFNVRDINKVAEKIRSLTPFPDFHFYKLDIENMYPSMDRADIKNAVKKLIYHPIYKHKTSMCPNILEKMLDLCLGNNTIFLFNKTYYLQTSGLPQGACDSGLLATILLDKRLATHHEKIFLSNYVVLCQKYVDDFLFYGYKDSIEQLKRDITESTKLNYTIEKEEKPQYNEIINGQKLLGKISFLDIDIYRTTHRIYMRVYKKPMASDRSCHYLSSCAQIWKLNTLRAHINRILKRTSNIFLLEDLIKMEQVFQHNMYPQIYIDQTVRSLVRNNIDMLQNTLKNEPKNSQHPIHNLGDIIERITILYQYLKLKYIKEKIPVYRLPIKRMPYTKKTKHHYLKSNVYVCEEFKSVVETICKGLDLDKLSTINNQQTKIYFIQCLGCTTIFLIGSQIPIMTLTYEILNNENSTINKHCKLTNHPKPEGKTPVQIQIQGDHIPASQQIILIKTIFETIGYECKTNQQIALLPQLVRKGIVRALAQNEGIKM; this is encoded by the exons ATGgagagaaaaaaagttttagaaCCATTCTATCAACAGACCAAGGCTCTCAACATATCGTGTCCCAGCCCAAATGTCTCCTCCATCAAAAATAGCACCTTAGAAGacatttccataaaaaacaaag GGAGCAAACAAAAGGATACCACATATCAAGACTGTTATTCTATTCCAAACGGACAATTGATAACATCTGATTTCTACAACAACCATGAAGAACCAATCATACAAATTCCTGAGCCTAACCAGTCAAACAATTCTTTAATAATTTCTCTAAGTCAAT TGAGTGACCCTTCCATATCCAATTTCGACAGTGATTGCTATATAATAAACTCAG GAGTTGAAACTGCTCTGACCGTTATAAAGGAAATagagaaagaaaacaaattaaaacaaacgaaaaaatcaAGGAacaattctgaattttttgaacaaaaagaaaatttaaatacaacaacACCTGATATAACAGAATTATTAAACATATTAGAGACAAATAAAAATACTCAAAACCTATTCATAGAAAATTCAAAGGAAGAAAATAATTATGCAAGTACTGATGAGTATtcctattttgaaaaaaatgtaaatttcaattcaacattcatcgaaatcgaaaaagGAATTGAATCAAATACAGAAAAGAATGAAAAGGatataattaattttaaacaaagaagtccaaaag atttcacggaaaaaacaaaagatgtaaaaaatgtaaatttaattATTGGAGAGGTAAAGGAAAAAATCAACAAGGCAGAGACAACAAATCAAAAACTTAAACAAGAACGAaataaatatcaacaaaataacatggaaaataaaaggataaaggaagaaatggaaatgttgataaaaatgagaaatacag AAAGACCATCAACATCTAAAAATGCTCTTCTTCTGAATAAAGAATTTCTAACACTTAAGAAAAAATCAGTACAAACTACCTATctcaaaaatttaacaaatataaTGAGCCAAAAGaatcatcaaaatattgatcaaaaggaacaaaattttgtaaaggatGTCGTGTTTAATGAACAAAATGATTCGGCATTTAATGAAGCTTTAATGGTTTTAGAAAGTCTCGATAAAAGAAATGTAGAAAGTATGGATTTGAAACGGAAACATTCTGTATATAAAGAAAAggaagaaaataaagaaaattttaaaaaacaaaaattagcaaCTAATAAGGAAAAGCAGATACAGGATACAATTAATCTTATCAAAATTATGGATAAAGAGAAAACAGCAATAAATGAGGAGATAAACATTAGCGAAACTGATATTAACACCATATTACAATTATTGGATGAAACCTTTAGACAAGAAATAGACAATGAAAcagaaaattgcaataaaaatgcGAATATAGAACACATTGTGGAAGTAGAAGGGAAGGTTAATGAAGGAAGAGCAAAACAAAAGGAAACCATAAAGGATACAATAGATCAAATAAAACCGTATAATCTAGCAACAATTGACATGGAAAATCAACGAAATGGGATGTCAGAATTATATACTGACTTCATAAAACCAGTACCTGGGGGGTTTGAAAATTTAACCTCAATCAATGTTCCTGAGGatgtaaaaattatattaagTCTTGGTTATAAGTTCGTGATACCAAGTAAAATAACCATCAGTGACTATACCAACTATCTCTATGCCATTAACGACTACATTGAACAATCACATACAAATCCTTCAATATCAATGGGTGGGCACATGATCGAGTGCTATGACGTCTTAATTAATCGTTTAAAACAATCTATGTCTAGTAtcgagaaaaatataaaaaacaaaatggagAAAACAATACAATTTATAAAGGAACATAAAGATATATGTCTGGTTATGAGTGATAAGGCTAAAAGTATTGTCCTAATTTACAAAAATCAATATCTAGAAAAGATGAATGCATGGATTGATAAATGTATTGAAAATGGACAATATAGGAAAATTGAAACAACAGAGGAGGCAAGGTTAATAAACACAGGGTGGTATCATGAGTATATACTTATATCAAATCAATTATCTGATCAATATAAAAATGCAACTGAAAAACCATACCCAACCAGCCTCCATAAATCCATGTTATCCAAAAAAAGGCCTAATGTTCCAGTGCCTTATCTGTATGGTGTTTTGAAAACCCATAAAGAAAACAATCCATGTAGGCCAATATGCAATACACGCAGTCACTATTGTCATCCTCTACAAAAAATTATAAGTCATATACTTACAAAAGTATGTAATGAACTTTTGTCCGAATTCAATGTACGAGACATTAATAAAGTAGCCGAAAAAATACGATCCTTGACACCCTTTCCGGATTTCCATTTCTATAAATTAGACATAGAAAACATGTATCCCAGCATGGACCGAGCTGACATAAAAAATGCCGTAAAAAAACTTATATATCATCCTATTTATAAACATAAAACTTCCATGTGtccaaacattttggaaaaaatgttaGATCTATGTCTAGGAAATAACACCATCTTTTTATTCAACAAAACCTATTATTTACAAACATCCGGATTACCACAAGGCGCTTGTGACTCAGGATTATTGGCCACAATACTTCTCGATAAAAGATTAGCCACTCATCACGAAAAAATCTTCCTATCAAACTATGTTGTTTTATGCCAGAAATATGTCGATGACTTCCTGTTCTATGGCTACAAAGATTCAATTGAACAGCTTAAAAGAGATATTACTGAGAGTACAAAATTGAATTATACAATCGAGAAGGAAGAAAAGCCTCAATACAACGAAATTAtaaacggacaaaaattattaGGAAAAATCTCTTTTCTTGACATTGACATTTACAGAACCACACATAGGATATATATGCGAGTTTACAAAAAACCAATGGCCAGTGATCGCTCATGTCATTATCTGAGTTCCTGCGCCCAAATATGGAAATTAAATACATTACGAGCGCATATAAACCGTATATTAAAAAGGACAAGTAATATATTTTTACTAGAAGATCTAATAAAAATGGAACAAGTTTTTCAACACAACATGTATCCCCAGATATATATTGACCAAACAGTACGTTCACTGGTTAGAAATAATATAGATATGTTACAAAATACATTGAAAAATGAGCCAAAAAACAGTCAACACCCAATTCACAACTTGGGTGATATAATTGAGCGAATAACCATACTGTACCAATacctaaaattaaaatatataaaggAGAAAATACCTGTTTATCGTCTACCAATCAAAAGAATGCCCTacacaaaaaaaactaaacatcaTTACCTAAAATCAAATGTATACGTCTGCGAAGAATTTAAAAGCGTTGTAGAAACAATATGCAAAGGATTGGATCTAG ACAAACTCAGCACAATAAATaatcaacaaactaaaatatACTTCATACAATGTCTCGGATGTACTACCATTTTTCTTATAGGGAGTCAAATCCCTATAATGACATTAACCTATGAGATACTTAACAATGAGAACAGTACAATTAACAAACATTGCAAATTGACAAATCATCCAAAACCTGAGGGGAAAACACCTGTCCAGATTCAAATCCAAGGGGATCATATACCTGCATCACAACAAATTATATTAATTAAAACTATATTCGAGACCATAGGCTATGAATGCAAGACTAATCAACAGATTGCTTTATTGCCTCAACTTGTGCGAAAAGGGATAGTACGAGCATTGGCTCAAAAtgaaggtataaaaat GTAA